In Plasmodium gaboni strain SY75 chromosome 8, whole genome shotgun sequence, the sequence aatgtttttatattaaattattaatatattcttaaCTTTACAaatttcaatattttttattttaatttattttattcattttttgatgttgtgatataatatatatatatatatatatatatatatatatatatatattttgttgatattatatatttatataggtcttaatatataatatttgtaatatataaattaaatgatttctttttttatatgaacttttccttatatatatacttttttatgaaaaaaaaaaaaaaataaaaataaataaaaagtaagatttatatattatgaagGAATAAggatataataataataaataaaataatattattatcattaaatatgtcctttttttttctataatataataatcatgttataaatttataatacatatatatatatatatatatatatatatatatgtattcccatatttatatatttcttttataaatattaatttatacattttatatgatataatttcgttttaattttttaattttttaatttttatatattaatatttatatatgtttacgaatttttatatttaaaaaaatatataattaaattatgttaatatatatatatattatcttttaatatgtGTTCCGAataaattacatatatttgtatatttatattttagTGATATATGATAGgatattcataatataaattgaatactgtaatatatatgatttttcTTTTTGGTTTTATGTTTGTAagtttcttttttttattattctttgtctattataataacatttaagataacatattttgctaattttaaattatattatttttatattgtatttataaattataaatatcattattcctaagaaaaaaatatatatattttttgtttacaccaagtttatatatatatataaaaacaaaataaatatctATAACTGgttaaaatatatgtttgattattataaatataaatttaaaaaggGATGTTTACCCTATTTTTTAGTAATTAATgtttttattgttattatcCTTGGATCTATATATGTGACTTTTCTTGTATgtaaacaaaaaatataaatattgtgtagataaaatgtttttaatatgtgttatatatatatatatatttgtttttttttttttttaggaTAAAAGTACGTATATAGGAAATTCATTTATTGCAACCGTCAATTTTTATAGATATGGAAGAAGTTTATATGCCACAGAAAGATTCAGTGAAATTTTTGGTATTCCTTCTAAGGATAAAATAAGGAgtaaattaaatataaaagaaaatgaagaagacgatctcatattaataaatagATTTGTAGATGAAGATGAGTGTAATGcatttctatatattacaaatcTGATGaaagatttaaaaaaatataaattatggaataattatagtgtaattccatatattaatgaatACAATATAgtgaataaaaataagattgatgaaaaattagataatgaaattaataaaatgaaaagattttcaaatgataataaaaatataatgtataatatatggTTTAAAGTAATGAATAATGAAAgaatgaaatattattctttaaaaaatatattaaaaaatacCTACAAGGAATTGAAATATCTATATAAAATTCGTCGAAAAGTAAGAAAGAGAAGATGGaataaatgtaataatattatttatatatatggatatTTTATTGAGTTAATGTTGAATGAAATGTTTGAAGATTGGCTTACTGAAGgagatttttttttggatGATTTTAAATTGTTAATAAATTCAAATAGAATTGCATGGAAAGCATTAACAAATCATGTTCATTATTcttgtaaaaatattatgacTCAAGGTTTGGAAGATGTAATACGAACAAGAAATGAAAAACgtaattataataatataaataaaagtacagaaaaaagaaaaagaagaaataaaaatgaaaacaTTTTATGTGTTAAGATGCAAAATATGGACAATTATAAGAAatcaatattatcattgaaatataataaatatcCATCATATGATTATAAAGATTCTATTGGTGAAGAACTAAATATTgatgaaaagaaaaaatgttttaagGTTAAAGAGAAGAGACATAAAAGAGACAAATTGAGAGGTAAATATATggaatatgaaaatatgaaaGAATGCATGAatcaaaaagaaaaaaaattaaatgaatcTATAGTAAATAATTCagatttatataaatacaaatcatataatataatatcaaatgatataaaatctaataatatcagatcaaatgatataaaatcTAATAATATCCAATCAAATGATATGAAATCTAATAATATCCAATCAAATGATATGAAATCTAATAATATCCAATCAAATGATATACCATCAGATAATTTTAAATCAAGAAAATCACGAAATTTAGAAGAGGCAGAAAGTATTTTACCAAGTGAGAcacattttaataattgtaataaaaaaaaagcatATTATTTAGATGAAGAACGCGatgaattattttctaataaAAATTCGAAACAAAAGGTTAATGATAATGCAGATGAAGGTCCTTCAAGATCACGAAGTTTTTATGGTgatacaaaatattatgatatattaaatgtgAAACCAGATGCAAGTTTCAAGGATATAAAAGATAGCTTTTATAAATTAGCTTTAAAATACCACCCagataaaaatgaaaataatattgaagCGAAAATAATGTTTCAGAAGATAAATGAAGCTTATCAAGTATTAAGTGATGAAGATCAAAGGAGAAAATACGATGAAGGAGAATTCAATGAAGTAAATGACACTTTATTTATGGATccattaattttttttatgatgTTATTTACTTCAGAAGAATTATTTGATTATATTGGAACATTAAGAATTGCTACCTTTGTAGCTTTGGTATTCAAACACgatttttttgttaatgGAGTTTTAACAAcaaaaaacataataaataaaggAATTGAAAAGGAACAGAAAAAAAGGGAAGTAGAACTAGCTATATTATTAAGAGAACGATTACAACCATATGTTGATAGTAATGAAGATTGGGTTGAAAATATGGAgaatgaaattaaaaagttGTTTGCATCCCCATTTTCGTGTTCCATATTAGAATCCATAGGTTGGACGTATGAAAATGTGTCCAAAGTATATATAgatgaaattaaaaataagtGGGGTATAGGTTTATCTTTTgcaaata encodes:
- a CDS encoding putative DnaJ protein, with product MFDYYKYKFKKGCLPYFLVINVFIVIILGSIYVTFLDKSTYIGNSFIATVNFYRYGRSLYATERFSEIFGIPSKDKIRSKLNIKENEEDDLILINRFVDEDECNAFLYITNLMKDLKKYKLWNNYSVIPYINEYNIVNKNKIDEKLDNEINKMKRFSNDNKNIMYNIWFKVMNNERMKYYSLKNILKNTYKELKYLYKIRRKVRKRRWNKCNNIIYIYGYFIELMLNEMFEDWLTEGDFFLDDFKLLINSNRIAWKALTNHVHYSCKNIMTQGLEDVIRTRNEKRNYNNINKSTEKRKRRNKNENILCVKMQNMDNYKKSILSLKYNKYPSYDYKDSIGEELNIDEKKKCFKVKEKRHKRDKLRGKYMEYENMKECMNQKEKKLNESIVNNSDLYKYKSYNIISNDIKSNNIRSNDIKSNNIQSNDMKSNNIQSNDMKSNNIQSNDIPSDNFKSRKSRNLEEAESILPSETHFNNCNKKKAYYLDEERDELFSNKNSKQKVNDNADEGPSRSRSFYGDTKYYDILNVKPDASFKDIKDSFYKLALKYHPDKNENNIEAKIMFQKINEAYQVLSDEDQRRKYDEGEFNEVNDTLFMDPLIFFMMLFTSEELFDYIGTLRIATFVALVFKHDFFVNGVLTTKNIINKGIEKEQKKREVELAILLRERLQPYVDSNEDWVENMENEIKKLFASPFSCSILESIGWTYENVSKVYIDEIKNKWGIGLSFANIKLAYRTVRAVYSHVRSFFNIIFTIKKLKRAYEIMDSIIDGKDVNEPISNEVNSITCDSEGSSDYNVIPPDNIKKDTISNNFNNNHSEHENNRKNVIETCSTISKNNNKNDLNDNNSPVTYEEKNKILKSFIIELLTVILWDIETTVRNASEKFLKDEGVDIYVRLKRAEGMCILGKLMQKWAKTKKNDKDINKFDFINHTKEAFEKASCVDVDEVD